In Thermofilum pendens Hrk 5, the sequence CGGCTTCAATCACGTGTTTAGAGAAGACCGTCCTTCCCTGAGAAACGTACCGAGCGACGTCTTCGGGGACCTCTACGAAGTAACAGCGCCTAACAGAGAGCAGTAGCCTCCACCCCTCCGGCGTGGGTACGATGAAGCCGTCCGACAGCCTTACGGACGCGAAAAGAGTGTCCCCTACGAAGATTTTCCTTATACGTCCCGTCCTACGCGACCTCTCAACGGATAGCTTGTCCCCGAGTCTCTCCAAGTCGAAGTCCACTCCAAACTGGTAAAGTAGTAGCCTTTGAAGCGCCTTGCGCTCCCAGGGTGAAGGCTTCTCTCTCTCCATAAAGCCTCAAACGGGGAACTTGCACAACATTGATAAATATTCACTGCAGGGGGCTTGACACCCGCTCTTCTACATGTTTGGGAGCATGGGCTAGGCACATTCCCAGAGGCTACGCGACGCGCTCGTCGCACGCGAGCCGCGAAAGATACATAAGACTCGTGTGCCTAGTCTTACCCTTAGATGGTGCGCTGCGAGATCTGCGGAAGAGAGATACGGGGACCGGCTTACAGGGTACGAGTCGAGGGGGCTGAACTCATAGTGTGTTCGCAGTGTGCAAAAGGTAAGACTGTAATAGGTGTGTTAACCTTCTCCCAGGGAGCACCTTCTAAGCCGAGAACCGCGGTAACGAGGCGGAGGCGCGGTGGAGAAGTGGAGGAGATAATAGTCGAGAACTACGGGGAGATCATAAGGAGTGCTCGTGAGCGCATGGGATGGACTAGGGATGTCTTAGCGGCCATGGTGGGAGAGAAGGAGTCGACCATTA encodes:
- a CDS encoding PUA domain-containing protein, yielding MEREKPSPWERKALQRLLLYQFGVDFDLERLGDKLSVERSRRTGRIRKIFVGDTLFASVRLSDGFIVPTPEGWRLLLSVRRCYFVEVPEDVARYVSQGRTVFSKHVIEADREILPGDEVAVISGEEARVSGSGKAMLPGDSMGVIRRGKAIKTRTGAGESE
- a CDS encoding multiprotein bridging factor aMBF1, with the translated sequence MVRCEICGREIRGPAYRVRVEGAELIVCSQCAKGKTVIGVLTFSQGAPSKPRTAVTRRRRGGEVEEIIVENYGEIIRSARERMGWTRDVLAAMVGEKESTIRRIEAGQLEPTIDLARKLEKVLKVKLIEELTDYGDYSEDYGYEGVTLGDIAEFRDRGDI